One segment of Mycobacterium spongiae DNA contains the following:
- a CDS encoding AAA family ATPase: MTSAGGSPAGGSGYQGPGAHAAPSAHEAPPGADGLAAEVHTLERAIFEVKRIIVGQDQLVERMLVGLLSKGHVLLEGVPGVAKTLAVETFARVVGGTFARIQFTPDLVPTDIIGTRIYRQGREEFDTELGPVVANFLLADEINRAPAKVQSALLEVMQERHVSIGGKTFPLPNPFLVMATQNPIEHEGVYPLPEAQRDRFLFKINVGYPSPEEEREIIYRMGITPPQPKQVLATGDLVRLQDIAANNFVHHALVDYVVRVVTATRHPEQLGMNDVKTWISFGASPRASLGIIAAARSLALVRGRDYVIPQDVVEVIPDVLRHRLVLTYDALADEISPEIVINRVMQTVALPQVNAVPQQGHSVPPVMQAAGAASGR, translated from the coding sequence ATGACATCAGCAGGTGGGTCGCCCGCGGGCGGCAGCGGTTACCAGGGGCCGGGTGCGCATGCCGCACCGTCGGCCCACGAAGCGCCTCCCGGTGCCGATGGACTGGCCGCCGAGGTGCACACCCTGGAACGGGCCATCTTCGAGGTCAAGCGGATCATCGTCGGCCAGGACCAGCTCGTGGAGCGGATGCTCGTCGGCCTGCTCTCCAAGGGCCACGTGCTGCTCGAAGGGGTCCCCGGTGTGGCCAAGACGCTGGCGGTGGAGACGTTCGCGCGCGTGGTGGGCGGGACGTTTGCCCGTATCCAGTTCACGCCCGACCTGGTGCCCACTGACATCATCGGCACCCGCATCTACCGGCAGGGTAGGGAGGAGTTCGACACCGAGCTCGGCCCGGTGGTGGCAAACTTCTTGCTCGCGGACGAGATCAACCGAGCCCCCGCGAAGGTTCAGTCAGCGCTGCTCGAGGTGATGCAGGAACGGCACGTCTCCATCGGCGGCAAGACATTCCCCCTGCCCAACCCCTTCCTGGTGATGGCGACGCAGAACCCGATCGAGCATGAGGGCGTCTACCCCCTGCCGGAGGCACAGCGAGACCGCTTCCTCTTCAAGATCAACGTCGGCTACCCCTCCCCGGAGGAGGAGCGCGAGATCATCTACCGGATGGGCATCACCCCGCCCCAACCCAAACAGGTCTTGGCCACCGGCGACCTGGTACGGCTCCAGGACATCGCCGCCAACAACTTCGTTCACCATGCGCTGGTGGACTACGTCGTCCGCGTCGTCACCGCTACGCGTCACCCAGAGCAGCTTGGCATGAACGACGTCAAGACCTGGATCTCCTTCGGAGCATCACCGCGTGCATCGCTGGGGATCATTGCTGCGGCCCGCTCGCTTGCCCTGGTGCGCGGCCGTGACTACGTCATTCCGCAGGACGTCGTCGAGGTCATCCCGGATGTGCTGCGCCACCGATTGGTGTTGACCTACGATGCGCTCGCCGACGAAATCTCGCCGGAGATCGTCATCAACCGGGTCATGCAGACGGTCGCGCTGCCACAGGTGAATGCCGTTCCGCAGCAAGGCCATTCGGTGCCTCCGGTGATGCAGGCTGCGGGCGCGGCCAGCGGTCGGTGA
- the ripB gene encoding NlpC/P60 family peptidoglycan endopeptidase RipB gives MRHNRFLLAKLAWITAMVAGLTVGIAAPADAAPGQWDPTLPAIISAGAPGDPLAMANASLQATAQATQTTLDLGRQFLGGLGINIFGPAPSPSGASTGAERIPRANARQAVEYVIRRAGSQMGVPYSWGGGSLKGPSNGVDSGAGTVGFDCSGLMRYAFAGVGVLIPRYSGDQYTAGRHIPHDQARRGDLIFYGPGGSQHVTMYLGNGKMLEASSLAGKVTISPVRKAGMTPFLTRIIEY, from the coding sequence ATGCGCCACAACCGATTTCTCCTAGCCAAGCTAGCCTGGATCACCGCGATGGTGGCCGGGCTGACGGTCGGCATTGCGGCTCCGGCCGATGCGGCACCGGGCCAATGGGATCCCACATTGCCCGCCATCATCAGTGCCGGCGCTCCCGGCGATCCGCTCGCCATGGCCAACGCTTCGCTGCAGGCCACCGCCCAGGCCACCCAAACCACCCTGGACTTGGGGCGGCAGTTCCTGGGTGGGCTCGGAATCAACATCTTCGGGCCCGCTCCGAGCCCCAGTGGCGCCAGCACCGGGGCGGAGCGGATTCCGCGGGCCAACGCACGCCAGGCCGTCGAGTATGTGATCCGGCGCGCTGGGTCGCAGATGGGAGTGCCGTACTCGTGGGGTGGCGGCTCGCTGAAGGGCCCCAGCAACGGCGTTGACTCGGGAGCCGGCACGGTGGGCTTCGACTGTTCGGGCCTGATGCGGTACGCGTTCGCTGGGGTGGGCGTGCTGATCCCCCGATACTCCGGTGACCAGTACACCGCCGGACGGCACATACCCCACGACCAAGCCAGACGCGGCGACCTCATCTTTTATGGTCCTGGCGGTAGCCAGCACGTCACCATGTATTTGGGCAACGGCAAGATGCTGGAGGCGTCCAGCCTCGCGGGCAAAGTCACGATCAGCCCGGTGCGTAAGGCCGGCATGACGCCGTTCTTGACTAGGATCATCGAGTACTGA